A single region of the Vibrio cyclitrophicus genome encodes:
- the cydA gene encoding cytochrome ubiquinol oxidase subunit I, translating to MIDVVDLSRLQFAFTAMYHFLFVPLTLGMAFLLAIMESVYVMTGKQIYKDMTKFWGKLFGINFALGVATGLTMEFQFGTNWSYYSHYVGDIFGAPLAIEALVAFFLESTFVGLFFFGWDRLSKRQHLAVTWLVALGSNFSALWILVANGWMQNPVGAEFNFETMRMEMVSFAEVVLNPVAQVKFVHTVASGYTTGAMFILGISSYYILKGRDLAFARRSFAIAASFGMAAILSVIVLGDESGYELGEVQKVKLAAVEAEWHTEEAPAAFTVFGIPNQETMNTDYAIKIPYVMGIIATRSLDTEVTGLRDLRDDHVDRIRTGMYAYELLEKLRAGDKSEENMAAFDEVKGDLGYGLLLKRYTDDVVDATEDQIQMAADDSIPTVWPLFWSFRLMVACGFIMLFVFGAAFVQTCRQKIEQKPWVLKAALFSIPLPWIAIEAGWFVAEFGRQPWAVGEILPVNVAASALTIEQLWTSLFAILALYTVFLIAEVYLMLKFARKGPSSLKTGRYHFEQNDNSVEDKVSRSVEV from the coding sequence ATGATTGATGTTGTTGATCTGTCGCGATTGCAATTTGCATTTACAGCGATGTATCACTTCCTATTTGTTCCACTGACACTAGGTATGGCATTTCTACTTGCCATTATGGAGTCAGTTTATGTAATGACTGGCAAGCAAATTTACAAGGACATGACCAAGTTCTGGGGTAAATTGTTTGGTATTAACTTTGCTCTTGGTGTAGCGACAGGCTTAACCATGGAGTTCCAGTTCGGTACTAACTGGTCTTACTATTCTCACTATGTTGGCGACATCTTTGGTGCTCCGCTGGCTATCGAAGCGCTTGTTGCATTCTTCCTAGAGTCTACTTTTGTTGGTCTTTTCTTCTTCGGTTGGGACAGATTGTCGAAGCGTCAACACTTAGCGGTAACGTGGTTAGTAGCACTAGGCTCTAACTTCTCAGCGCTATGGATCTTGGTAGCAAACGGCTGGATGCAAAACCCAGTGGGTGCAGAATTTAACTTTGAAACCATGCGTATGGAAATGGTGAGCTTCGCTGAAGTTGTACTAAACCCTGTAGCACAAGTTAAATTTGTACACACAGTGGCGTCTGGTTACACAACGGGTGCAATGTTCATCCTTGGTATCAGCTCATACTACATTCTTAAAGGTCGTGACCTTGCCTTTGCTCGTCGCTCTTTCGCGATTGCTGCATCTTTCGGCATGGCGGCGATCCTGTCAGTAATCGTGCTAGGTGATGAATCTGGTTACGAGCTTGGTGAAGTTCAAAAAGTGAAGCTCGCTGCGGTAGAAGCAGAGTGGCACACTGAAGAAGCTCCAGCCGCATTTACTGTTTTTGGTATTCCAAACCAAGAAACAATGAATACTGACTACGCAATTAAAATCCCTTACGTAATGGGTATCATCGCAACGCGTTCGCTTGATACTGAAGTAACGGGCCTACGTGACCTACGTGATGACCACGTTGATCGTATCCGTACGGGTATGTACGCATACGAGCTGCTTGAAAAGCTACGTGCAGGCGACAAGTCTGAAGAAAACATGGCTGCGTTCGACGAAGTGAAAGGTGACCTAGGTTACGGTCTACTTCTTAAGCGCTACACAGACGACGTTGTTGATGCAACAGAAGATCAAATCCAAATGGCTGCGGATGATTCTATCCCAACAGTTTGGCCTCTATTCTGGTCATTCCGTCTGATGGTTGCTTGTGGCTTCATCATGTTGTTTGTATTCGGTGCTGCGTTTGTTCAAACGTGTCGTCAGAAAATCGAACAGAAACCATGGGTACTTAAAGCTGCGCTATTCTCAATCCCTCTGCCTTGGATTGCGATTGAAGCAGGTTGGTTCGTTGCTGAGTTTGGTCGTCAACCATGGGCGGTTGGTGAAATCCTACCGGTTAACGTTGCTGCATCAGCACTGACTATTGAACAGCTTTGGACTTCTCTATTCGCTATCCTTGCACTGTACACAGTGTTCTTGATTGCTGAAGTTTACCTAATGCTGAAATTCGCACGTAAAGGTCCAAGTAGCTTGAAGACAGGCCGTTACCACTTCGAACAAAACGATAACTCTGTTGAAGACAAAGTTAGCCGTTCAGTTGAAGTATAA
- the ruvB gene encoding Holliday junction branch migration DNA helicase RuvB, which translates to MIEADRLIAPDNPVFKDEDVIDRAIRPKALADYQGQDHVRGQMEIFIKAAQLRNEALDHLLIFGPPGLGKTTLANIVANEMDVSIRTTSGPVLEKAGDLAALLTNLEENDVLFIDEIHRLSPVVEEVLYPAMEDYQLDIMIGEGPAARSIKIDLPPFTLIGATTRAGSLTSPLRDRFGITQRLEYYKVEDLQNIVQRSADCLGLSLESDGALEIARRARGTPRIANRLLRRVRDYAEVKADGHICPDVADKALNMLDVDAKGFDYMDRKLLLAIMEKFGGGPVGIDNMAAAIGEERDTIEDVLEPYLIQQGYLQRTPRGRIATDRAYLHFGIDKPSNR; encoded by the coding sequence ATGATTGAAGCCGATCGCCTGATTGCACCGGATAATCCGGTCTTTAAAGATGAAGATGTCATTGATCGTGCAATACGCCCGAAAGCACTTGCCGACTATCAAGGTCAGGATCACGTTCGTGGCCAGATGGAGATTTTCATCAAAGCGGCACAACTGCGCAACGAAGCACTCGACCATCTGTTGATATTTGGTCCTCCCGGCTTGGGTAAAACCACGCTTGCGAACATTGTTGCCAATGAAATGGATGTGAGCATCCGTACGACTTCTGGTCCGGTTCTAGAAAAAGCGGGCGACTTAGCCGCGCTATTAACCAACCTCGAAGAAAACGATGTGCTTTTCATTGATGAGATCCACCGTTTAAGCCCTGTGGTTGAAGAGGTGTTGTATCCAGCAATGGAAGATTACCAACTGGATATCATGATTGGTGAAGGCCCAGCGGCTCGCTCTATCAAGATTGACCTTCCTCCTTTTACTTTGATTGGTGCAACCACTCGTGCTGGTTCATTGACTTCGCCATTACGTGACCGTTTTGGTATTACTCAACGTCTTGAGTACTATAAGGTTGAAGACCTTCAAAACATCGTTCAGCGCAGCGCAGATTGCCTTGGACTTTCATTGGAGTCGGATGGGGCATTAGAAATTGCTCGTCGTGCTCGTGGTACACCGCGTATCGCAAACCGTTTATTACGCCGTGTACGAGATTACGCGGAAGTGAAAGCCGACGGACATATTTGCCCAGACGTGGCGGATAAGGCACTCAACATGTTGGATGTCGATGCTAAAGGTTTCGACTACATGGATAGAAAGCTTCTACTTGCGATTATGGAGAAGTTTGGTGGTGGCCCGGTCGGTATCGACAACATGGCAGCCGCGATTGGTGAAGAGAGAGACACCATTGAAGATGTGTTAGAGCCTTACTTGATACAACAAGGTTATCTGCAAAGAACACCAAGAGGGCGAATTGCTACCGACAGAGCGTATTTACACTTCGGAATAGATAAGCCGTCTAATCGTTAA
- the ruvA gene encoding Holliday junction branch migration protein RuvA, whose protein sequence is MIGRLRGTLIEKQPPELLIEVSGVGYEVQMPMSCFYELPNVGEEAIIYTHFVVREDAQLLYGFNTVKERALFREVIKANGVGPKLGLGILSGMTASQFVQSVEREDISTLVKLPGVGKKTAERLVVEMKDRLKGWGAGDLFTPATDAAPMDSMPAVHDAEEEAVSALLALGYKPTQASKVVAQVAKDGMTSEQLIREALKSMV, encoded by the coding sequence GTGATCGGACGTCTCCGCGGTACATTAATAGAAAAACAGCCACCAGAATTACTAATCGAAGTGAGTGGCGTTGGCTATGAAGTTCAAATGCCAATGAGCTGTTTTTATGAATTACCAAACGTGGGCGAAGAGGCAATCATCTACACGCACTTTGTTGTACGTGAAGATGCGCAGCTACTTTATGGTTTTAACACGGTTAAAGAGCGTGCTTTGTTCCGTGAAGTAATTAAAGCGAATGGTGTCGGTCCTAAACTTGGTCTTGGTATCCTTTCTGGAATGACGGCAAGCCAATTCGTTCAAAGCGTTGAACGTGAAGATATCTCAACACTGGTTAAATTGCCGGGTGTTGGTAAGAAAACGGCAGAGCGTCTGGTTGTTGAAATGAAAGACCGCCTAAAAGGGTGGGGCGCGGGCGACCTGTTTACGCCTGCAACGGATGCAGCGCCAATGGACTCGATGCCAGCGGTTCACGATGCTGAAGAAGAAGCAGTAAGCGCACTACTTGCGTTGGGTTATAAACCGACTCAAGCCTCTAAAGTTGTTGCTCAAGTGGCTAAAGATGGCATGACCAGCGAACAATTGATTCGCGAAGCACTGAAGTCGATGGTTTAA